In a single window of the Cucumis melo cultivar AY chromosome 11, USDA_Cmelo_AY_1.0, whole genome shotgun sequence genome:
- the LOC127143951 gene encoding pectinesterase inhibitor-like → MANNSCLLIVYLIGVLLFTIISNVASSNDVVSTICPKTSNPPFCSSLLKSARTADLKGLAVYTLNLAHTNARKSLTLAKSLATTTTNPQFKQRYSSCAESYDEVVGDIENAQKDLALGDFNAVNIVTSGAMTEIDDCQDKFAQPPKDTSLLLKNGPSSLCSPISPNKQETCNTYHIELQTAPYQWWPDNCYYR, encoded by the exons atggccAATAACTCTTGTCTTCTTATTGTCTATCTCATTGGAGTTCTTTTGTTCACCATCATTTCAAATGTGGCATCATCTAACGACGTCGTTTCCACCATCTGTCCAAAAACTTCAAACCCGCCATTTTGTTCAAGTCTGTTGAAATCTGCACGCACTGCAGATCTAAAAGGCTTGGCTGTATACACCTTAAACCTTGCCCATACAAATGCTCGCAAATCTTTGACCTTAGCCAAGTCACTTGCAACAACCACCACCAACCCTCAATTTAAGCAACGATATTCGTCTTGTGCTGAGAGCTATGATGAAGTTGTTGGTGACattgaaaatgcccaaaagGACTTGGCACTTGGTGACTTTAATGCTGTCAATATTGTAACTTCTGGTGCCATGACAGAGATTGACGACTGTCAGGATAAGTTCGCGCAGCCGCCGAAGGATACGTCATTGCTTTTGAAGAATG GGCCTAGCAGTCTCTGTTCGCCTATCTCCCCCAACAAACAGGAGACCTGCAACACCTACCATATAGAGCTTCAAACGGCGCCATACCAATGGtggcctgataactgttattataggtga
- the LOC103496383 gene encoding pectinesterase inhibitor-like, whose protein sequence is MANNSCLVIVSLIGVLLFSIILNVASSNDVISTICSKTSNPPFCSSVLKSAGTTDLKGLAVYTLNLAHTNASKSLTLAKSLATTTTNPQLKQRYSSCSESYHEAIGDIGNAQKDLALGDFNAVNIVTSGAMTEIDDCQDKFTQPPKDTSLLF, encoded by the coding sequence atggcCAATAACTCTTGTCTCGTCATTGTCTCTCTCATTGGAGTTCTTTTGTTCAGCATCATTTTAAATGTGGCATCATCTAACGATGTCATTTCCACCATCTGTTCAAAAACTTCAAACCCACCATTTTGTTCAAGTGTGTTGAAATCTGCAGGCACTACAGATCTAAAAGGCTTGGCTGTATACACCTTAAACCTTGCTCATACAAATGCTAGCAAATCTTTGACATTAGCCAAGTCACTTGCAACAACCACCACCAATCCACAGCTTAAGCAACGATATTCGTCTTGTTCTGAGAGCTATCATGAAGCTATTGGTGATATTGGAAATGCCCAAAAGGACTTGGCACTTGGTGACTTTAATGCAGTCAATATTGTAACTTCTGGTGCCATGACAGAGATTGACGACTGTCAGGATAAGTTCACGCAGCCGCCGAAGGATACGTCGTTGCTTTTTTGA